Proteins from a genomic interval of Tissierellales bacterium:
- a CDS encoding ABC transporter permease, with protein EHWLGTDEFGRDIFARMIHGARISLMVGIVAVGIAIVIGGILGAIAGYYGGRIDNIIMRTMDVFLAIPGILLAIAIVSALGSGLFNLMLAIGISSIPGYARIVRASVLTVKDQEFIESARAVGATDSRIIRKHIIPNALAPVIVQGTLGVASAILSTAGLSFIGLGVPKPQPEWGSMLAGGRVYLRDASHVTTFPGIAIVITILALNLLGDGLRDALDPRLKE; from the coding sequence GAACATTGGTTAGGGACGGATGAATTTGGTAGAGATATATTTGCTAGAATGATCCATGGAGCTAGAATATCTTTAATGGTAGGTATTGTAGCTGTGGGTATTGCTATAGTTATTGGGGGAATTTTAGGTGCCATTGCAGGCTATTATGGTGGTAGAATTGATAATATAATTATGAGAACTATGGATGTTTTCTTAGCCATACCTGGTATCTTGTTAGCAATTGCCATAGTTTCGGCTTTAGGCTCAGGCTTATTTAATTTAATGTTAGCAATAGGAATATCATCTATTCCGGGTTATGCAAGAATAGTAAGGGCTTCTGTATTGACAGTTAAGGATCAAGAATTTATAGAATCTGCAAGAGCAGTAGGTGCAACAGACTCTAGAATAATACGAAAACATATAATTCCTAATGCTTTAGCTCCGGTAATTGTACAAGGAACTTTGGGGGTAGCAAGTGCAATTCTTTCTACTGCTGGTTTAAGTTTTATCGGTTTAGGAGTTCCTAAGCCTCAACCAGAGTGGGGTTCTATGTTGGCCGGCGGTAGGGTTTATCTAAGAGATGCTTCCCATGTTACTACTTTTCCAGGGATAGCAATTGTAATAACTATATTAGCATTGAATCTATTAGGTGATGGTTTAAGAGATGCATTAGACCCAAGGTTGAAGGAGTAA
- a CDS encoding ABC transporter ATP-binding protein translates to MGKNDILNIKNLVVHYVTDDGVVKAVNGIDIDLKEKETLGLVGETGAGKTTTALSILRLVPDPPGKIIDGEIYFEGENLLEKTIEEMRQIRGNNISMIFQDPMTSLNPVMTVGDQIAEGIQIHQGLSPEESIEKAGKMLELVGIPRERMEEYPHQFSGGMKQRVIIAIALACNPKLLIADEPTTALDVTIQAQVLELMRNLKEEFNTAMILITHDLGVVAETCDKVAVMYAGEIIEMSTLEELFNNTKHPYTMGLFGSIPSLDEDVERLEPIRGLMPDPTELPGGCKFHPRCPYKEKICTEQKPKVTEINKDHKVKCLIYEELVGPKGVS, encoded by the coding sequence ATGGGTAAAAATGATATTCTTAATATAAAAAATCTTGTAGTTCATTATGTTACTGATGACGGTGTAGTTAAAGCAGTTAATGGAATAGATATAGATTTAAAAGAGAAAGAAACTTTAGGCTTAGTAGGAGAAACGGGAGCAGGAAAAACTACTACAGCACTAAGTATTCTAAGGTTAGTTCCAGATCCACCAGGAAAGATAATAGATGGAGAAATATATTTTGAAGGTGAAAATTTACTAGAGAAAACTATTGAGGAAATGAGACAAATTAGAGGGAATAATATTTCTATGATATTTCAAGACCCTATGACTTCCTTAAACCCTGTAATGACTGTGGGAGATCAGATAGCAGAGGGAATTCAAATACACCAAGGCTTATCTCCTGAAGAATCAATAGAAAAGGCGGGGAAAATGTTAGAATTAGTAGGAATACCTAGAGAAAGAATGGAAGAATATCCTCATCAATTTTCTGGTGGTATGAAACAAAGGGTAATAATAGCCATAGCTTTAGCTTGTAATCCTAAACTTCTTATTGCAGATGAACCAACGACGGCTTTAGATGTTACTATACAAGCCCAAGTTTTGGAATTAATGAGAAATTTAAAAGAGGAATTTAATACTGCTATGATACTGATTACTCATGATTTAGGTGTAGTAGCTGAAACCTGTGATAAAGTAGCAGTAATGTATGCTGGTGAAATAATAGAGATGTCGACTTTAGAAGAATTATTTAATAATACGAAACACCCTTATACTATGGGACTATTTGGTTCCATTCCAAGTTTAGATGAAGATGTGGAAAGGCTAGAGCCTATAAGAGGATTGATGCCTGATCCTACAGAATTACCAGGTGGTTGTAAATTCCACCCTCGTTGTCCTTATAAAGAAAAAATATGTACTGAACAAAAACCTAAGGTTACAGAAATAAATAAAGATCATAAGGTTAAATGCTTAATATACGAAGAGCTTGTAGGTCCTAAGGGGGTGTCTTAA
- a CDS encoding oligopeptide/dipeptide ABC transporter ATP-binding protein, producing MGEEILEIKNLKKYFETAKGTVHAVDDVSFKVKKGETLGIVGESGCGKSTLGRTILRLLEPTDGQIYFEGQDIAKLNKKQLIKLRRDIQIIFQDPFSSLNPRMSVGEIIAEPLIIHGIINNKSTLEDRVLNLMDTVGLAERLMDSYPHELDGGRRQRIGIARALALRPKFIVADEPVSALDVSIQAQILNLMQELQEELGLTYMFITHDLSVIKHISDNIGVMYLGKVVEKAPSKALFKNPYHPYTQALLSAIPVPSIKYKRETILLKGEIASPIDPKPGCRFAPRCNYAIEKCFNVEPELIKKEDNHYVACHIVND from the coding sequence ATGGGAGAAGAAATTCTGGAAATAAAGAATCTTAAAAAATATTTTGAAACTGCAAAGGGAACAGTACACGCAGTAGATGATGTAAGCTTTAAAGTGAAAAAAGGTGAAACATTAGGTATAGTAGGAGAATCTGGCTGTGGAAAATCTACTTTGGGAAGAACTATTTTAAGACTTCTTGAACCTACAGATGGACAAATTTATTTTGAAGGACAAGATATAGCTAAATTAAATAAGAAACAATTAATTAAACTTAGAAGAGATATACAAATAATATTTCAAGATCCATTTTCATCGCTAAATCCTAGAATGTCTGTTGGAGAAATTATTGCAGAACCTTTAATAATACATGGAATTATAAATAATAAATCTACTTTAGAAGACAGAGTTCTAAATTTAATGGATACAGTTGGATTAGCAGAAAGGCTTATGGATTCCTATCCCCATGAATTAGATGGAGGTAGGAGACAAAGAATTGGAATTGCTAGGGCTTTAGCTCTAAGACCAAAGTTTATAGTTGCTGATGAACCAGTATCAGCTCTAGATGTATCTATACAAGCTCAAATATTAAATCTTATGCAAGAACTACAAGAAGAATTAGGTTTGACTTATATGTTTATAACTCATGATTTATCAGTTATAAAACATATTTCCGATAATATAGGAGTAATGTATTTAGGAAAGGTTGTAGAAAAAGCTCCTAGTAAGGCATTATTTAAAAATCCTTATCATCCCTATACTCAAGCTTTATTATCGGCTATACCAGTTCCGAGTATAAAATATAAAAGAGAAACCATACTTTTAAAAGGCGAGATAGCTTCTCCAATAGATCCAAAACCAGGATGTAGATTTGCTCCGAGATGTAATTATGCAATAGAAAAATGCTTCAATGTAGAACCAGAATTAATAAAAAAAGAGGATAATCACTATGTAGCTTGTCATATAGTGAACGACTGA